A single region of the Halobacterium wangiae genome encodes:
- a CDS encoding amidohydrolase family protein, with protein MELSGTVLWGEDYEPVQGTLVVDDGEIVRLDEERTDSTDIVLPAFVNAHTHIGDSIAKEAGRGLTLEELVAPPDGLKHRLLREADRSELVEAMRRSLQFMAETGTAATLEFREGGLEGVHAIREAAKGVGVEPFVFGRGDPAVVDAADGYGASGAADGEFGRERNAARTAGKPFAIHAGEVDATDINPALDLDPDMLVHMVHAEQLHLDRVEDNGIPVAVCPRSNLVTDVGLPPVRELLDRTTVALGTDNVMTNSPSMFREMEFVAKCCDVEAPEVLEMATRAGASVVDGNYGVVKAGREARLLVLDGDSHNLAGARDVVRAVVRRAGSSDVERVVLP; from the coding sequence ATGGAACTCTCTGGGACGGTCCTCTGGGGGGAGGACTACGAACCAGTACAGGGGACGCTCGTCGTCGACGACGGCGAGATCGTCCGCCTCGACGAGGAGCGAACGGACTCGACGGACATCGTGTTGCCGGCGTTCGTGAACGCCCACACCCACATCGGCGACTCCATCGCGAAGGAGGCGGGTCGCGGCCTCACGCTGGAGGAACTGGTCGCGCCGCCGGACGGCCTCAAACACCGGCTGCTCCGCGAGGCCGACCGCTCGGAACTCGTCGAAGCGATGCGCCGGAGCCTCCAGTTCATGGCGGAGACGGGTACCGCGGCGACCCTCGAGTTCAGGGAGGGTGGTCTGGAGGGCGTCCACGCGATCCGCGAGGCGGCGAAGGGCGTGGGCGTCGAACCGTTCGTGTTCGGTCGCGGCGACCCGGCGGTCGTCGACGCCGCGGACGGCTACGGCGCGAGCGGCGCGGCGGACGGGGAGTTCGGGCGCGAGCGCAACGCCGCGCGGACCGCTGGCAAACCGTTCGCCATCCACGCGGGCGAGGTGGACGCCACCGACATCAACCCCGCGCTGGACCTCGACCCGGACATGCTCGTCCACATGGTGCACGCCGAACAGTTGCACCTCGACCGCGTCGAGGACAACGGCATCCCCGTGGCAGTCTGCCCGCGCTCGAACCTCGTGACGGACGTCGGCCTGCCGCCGGTCCGCGAGCTGCTCGACCGCACGACGGTGGCGCTGGGCACTGACAACGTGATGACGAACAGTCCGTCGATGTTCCGGGAGATGGAGTTCGTCGCGAAGTGCTGCGACGTGGAGGCGCCCGAAGTGCTGGAGATGGCGACGCGGGCGGGCGCGTCGGTGGTCGACGGGAACTACGGCGTCGTCAAGGCCGGCCGGGAGGCCCGCCTGCTGGTGCTCGACGGCGACTCGCACAACCTCGCCGGCGCCCGCGACGTGGTCCGCGCGGTGGTGCGGCGCGC